Proteins from a genomic interval of Nostoc sp. TCL240-02:
- a CDS encoding methionine gamma-lyase family protein, whose amino-acid sequence MNSLEQLRQAEQALLEIFSGIDTQVKHNLKRVLDAFRNHRVGAHHFAGVSGYGHDDLGRETLDKVFAEVMGAEAAAVRVQFVSGTHAIACALFGVLRPGDEMLAVVGSPYDTLEEVIGLRGKGQGSLIEFGINYRQLELTPEGTIDWQALSTNVAENTRLVLIQRSCGYSWRPSLSIADIEKIVHLVKQQNPNTVCFVDNCYGEFIETKEPTAVGADLMAGSLIKNPGGTIVSAGGYVAGRADLVEASACRLTAPGIGSYGGATFDQNRLLFQGLFLAPQMVGEAMKGTYLTGYVFDKLGYPVNPAPLAPRGDVIQAIKLGSAEKLIAFCKAIQQHSPIGSYLDPIPDEMPGYESKVVMAGGTFIEGSTLELSADGPLREPYVVYCQGGTHWTHIAIALEAVINAIGSADEA is encoded by the coding sequence ATGAACAGCTTAGAACAGCTGCGGCAAGCAGAACAGGCACTATTAGAAATTTTTTCTGGAATTGACACTCAGGTCAAGCATAATCTAAAACGAGTGCTGGATGCTTTTCGTAATCACCGTGTGGGCGCACACCACTTTGCTGGTGTAAGTGGTTATGGTCACGATGATTTAGGACGAGAAACTTTAGATAAAGTTTTTGCCGAAGTTATGGGTGCTGAAGCTGCGGCCGTGCGGGTGCAGTTTGTTTCGGGAACTCATGCGATTGCCTGTGCTTTGTTTGGTGTTCTCCGTCCGGGAGATGAGATGTTAGCAGTGGTCGGTTCTCCCTACGATACGCTTGAAGAAGTCATTGGTTTACGAGGTAAAGGTCAAGGCTCCCTTATCGAGTTTGGCATAAATTACCGCCAATTGGAGCTAACACCCGAAGGAACTATAGATTGGCAAGCTTTAAGTACTAATGTGGCTGAAAACACTCGTTTAGTGTTAATTCAGCGTTCTTGTGGCTATTCTTGGCGGCCTAGTTTATCAATTGCCGATATTGAAAAAATCGTCCATTTAGTCAAACAGCAGAATCCGAACACTGTTTGCTTTGTGGATAACTGCTACGGCGAATTTATTGAAACAAAGGAACCTACAGCCGTAGGTGCTGATTTAATGGCGGGGTCACTGATTAAAAATCCTGGTGGCACCATTGTCAGCGCTGGCGGTTATGTCGCTGGTCGCGCCGACTTAGTGGAAGCATCTGCCTGTCGCCTCACTGCTCCTGGTATCGGTAGTTATGGCGGTGCTACTTTTGACCAAAATCGTTTGTTATTCCAAGGCTTATTTCTAGCACCACAAATGGTCGGAGAGGCGATGAAAGGGACTTATCTGACTGGTTATGTATTTGATAAACTCGGTTATCCAGTCAATCCCGCACCCCTCGCTCCTCGTGGTGATGTGATTCAGGCGATTAAACTTGGTTCTGCCGAAAAGCTAATTGCTTTCTGTAAAGCGATACAACAGCATTCTCCCATCGGTTCTTACTTAGATCCTATTCCAGATGAAATGCCGGGGTATGAAAGCAAGGTAGTGATGGCTGGGGGGACATTTATTGAAGGGAGTACTTTGGAATTATCAGCAGATGGGCCTTTGCGTGAACCTTATGTGGTTTATTGCCAGGGGGGAACTCATTGGACTCATATAGCGATCGCGCTAGAGGCGGTGATTAATGCGATCGGAAGTGCTGACGAAGCATGA
- a CDS encoding acyl-CoA desaturase codes for MTIATSTKPQINWVNTLFFIGLHIGALFAFVPGNFSWTAVGVGLLLYWVTGGLGVTLGFHRLVTHRSFQTPKWLEYLLVFFGTLSCQGGPIEWIGTHRIHHLNSDTDSDPHDSNKGFWWSHMGWLTHYCPAHADVPRFTKDIAEDPVYQFLEKYFILIQVALGVLLLLLGGWPFVIWGIFVRIVWVYHCTWLVNSATHKFGYQSYDSGDKSTNCWWVAVLVFGEGWHNNHHAFQYSARHGLEWWEIDLTWMTVQLLQAVGLATNVKLAPTKVS; via the coding sequence ATGACAATTGCTACTTCAACCAAACCTCAAATTAACTGGGTTAATACCCTGTTTTTCATTGGACTGCACATCGGCGCTTTATTTGCCTTTGTTCCTGGTAACTTTAGCTGGACGGCAGTTGGTGTGGGTTTATTGCTGTACTGGGTAACTGGTGGTTTAGGAGTTACTCTCGGATTTCACCGTCTTGTTACTCACCGCAGTTTTCAAACTCCTAAGTGGCTAGAGTATCTCCTGGTTTTCTTCGGGACACTCTCCTGTCAAGGAGGCCCAATTGAGTGGATCGGGACACATCGCATTCATCATTTAAACTCTGATACTGATAGTGATCCCCATGATTCTAATAAAGGCTTCTGGTGGAGCCACATGGGTTGGCTGACTCATTATTGTCCAGCTCACGCTGATGTTCCTCGTTTCACCAAAGATATTGCCGAAGACCCAGTTTATCAGTTTTTAGAAAAATATTTCATTTTGATTCAGGTTGCTCTAGGTGTATTACTTTTGCTCCTAGGTGGCTGGCCTTTCGTTATCTGGGGAATTTTTGTTCGCATTGTCTGGGTTTACCACTGCACTTGGTTGGTGAACAGCGCTACTCATAAGTTTGGCTATCAGAGCTATGATTCTGGTGATAAATCGACTAATTGCTGGTGGGTAGCCGTACTAGTTTTCGGTGAAGGCTGGCATAATAACCATCATGCTTTTCAATACTCAGCTCGTCATGGGTTGGAATGGTGGGAAATCGATTTAACCTGGATGACAGTTCAATTGCTACAAGCAGTTGGTCTGGCCACCAATGTGAAGTTGGCCCCAACAAAAGTTAGTTAG
- a CDS encoding fatty acid desaturase, with protein MTTSIINNQKLSDEPGNSGLKLKDIVKTLPRECFQQNRRKAWTQVLLSLLAVALGYYSLIITPWFLLPLAWIFTGTALTGFFVIGHDCGHRSFAKRRWVNDLVGHFFMMPLIYPFHSWRIKHNYHHTHTNKLDEDNAWHPIRPEVFENWDTTRQSAFELFMRKRLWWVGSIGHWAVVHFDWRNFKTKDQSSIKLSVAVVVVFAAIAFPFLVATTGIWGFVKFWLVPWMIYHFWMSTFTIVHHTAADVPFATSDKWNEALAQLSGTIHCDYPRWVEILCHDINVHVPHHLSTAIPSYNLRLAYSSIKENWEPYLHDECQFSWSLMKQITDQCQLYTTDVGYKTFNEHYTEQ; from the coding sequence ATGACTACATCAATAATTAACAACCAGAAACTAAGTGATGAGCCTGGTAATTCCGGTCTCAAGCTCAAAGATATTGTCAAAACCCTGCCACGGGAATGTTTTCAGCAGAACCGTCGCAAAGCTTGGACACAAGTACTGCTAAGTCTATTGGCAGTTGCTTTGGGCTATTACAGCCTGATCATTACTCCCTGGTTTCTTTTGCCCCTAGCCTGGATTTTTACGGGCACTGCTTTAACAGGTTTTTTTGTAATTGGCCATGATTGTGGACACAGGTCTTTTGCCAAACGTCGTTGGGTAAATGATTTGGTAGGGCATTTCTTTATGATGCCGTTAATTTATCCCTTTCACAGTTGGCGCATTAAGCATAATTATCACCATACTCATACCAATAAACTGGATGAGGACAACGCTTGGCATCCAATCAGACCAGAAGTGTTTGAAAATTGGGATACAACTCGGCAGTCTGCTTTTGAACTGTTCATGCGTAAACGCCTTTGGTGGGTAGGTTCCATTGGACATTGGGCAGTTGTGCATTTTGATTGGCGGAACTTCAAAACTAAAGATCAATCCAGCATCAAGCTTTCTGTGGCTGTAGTGGTTGTGTTTGCTGCGATCGCTTTCCCGTTTCTGGTCGCCACAACTGGTATCTGGGGATTTGTCAAGTTCTGGCTAGTACCCTGGATGATTTACCATTTTTGGATGAGTACTTTTACTATTGTTCACCATACTGCCGCAGACGTTCCTTTTGCGACATCGGACAAGTGGAATGAAGCTCTAGCACAGTTATCTGGCACTATTCATTGTGATTATCCGCGTTGGGTAGAAATCCTGTGCCACGATATCAATGTTCATGTTCCTCATCATCTTTCCACTGCTATTCCTTCTTATAATTTGCGGCTAGCTTACAGCAGCATCAAAGAAAATTGGGAGCCTTATCTCCATGATGAGTGTCAGTTCTCTTGGTCTTTAATGAAACAGATTACAGACCAGTGTCAACTATATACAACTGATGTTGGCTATAAGACTTTTAACGAACATTATACAGAGCAATAA